In one window of Nocardiopsis aegyptia DNA:
- a CDS encoding nucleoside-diphosphate kinase: MTLTDERTGACPEELLEDSYLARLGDGETVWASVRGHLSEAQAMRLKDCVFIMLKPDAIESGRHEAVLAGMKAAGWQLLHAHTVLSFGPRHFEDLYKYNLTVRNEHNMMGVWWLNGRLYAMGPGVALMFRIPPTADRTAHQRVKDLKGVSDPFAGSPGELRWEARGSNTALNLLHAADDPISTAREFLIFGTPEQLRRALLRADAIASGDPGAGPSAEAELREQLFLTQPGRRSLDLASVMIRMKSRIRAGEPSADLWRETERTYAMYREIADQETSIVHRWSRFCALNAEERRVLDRLRREEVSPLMRRLAAPEDYDFELSVEVRAECARRGVTLDAWETLALDTGLYYHQERS, from the coding sequence ATGACGCTGACCGACGAGCGGACCGGAGCGTGTCCCGAAGAGCTTCTGGAGGACAGCTACCTTGCGCGGCTGGGCGACGGCGAGACCGTCTGGGCCTCAGTGCGCGGGCATCTCTCCGAGGCGCAGGCGATGCGGCTGAAGGACTGCGTGTTCATCATGCTCAAACCCGACGCCATCGAGTCCGGGCGGCACGAGGCCGTTCTCGCGGGCATGAAGGCGGCGGGGTGGCAGCTGTTGCACGCCCACACTGTGCTGTCGTTCGGGCCGCGCCACTTCGAGGACCTGTACAAGTACAACCTGACCGTGCGCAACGAGCACAACATGATGGGCGTGTGGTGGCTCAACGGGCGGTTGTACGCGATGGGCCCGGGTGTGGCGCTGATGTTCCGGATCCCGCCGACCGCCGACCGTACGGCGCACCAGCGGGTCAAGGACCTCAAGGGGGTGTCGGACCCCTTCGCGGGTTCTCCCGGGGAACTGCGCTGGGAGGCCCGGGGGTCCAACACCGCGCTGAACCTGCTCCACGCCGCGGACGATCCGATCTCCACGGCCCGTGAGTTCCTGATCTTCGGGACACCGGAACAGCTCCGGCGGGCCCTGCTGCGAGCGGACGCGATCGCCTCGGGCGACCCGGGTGCCGGTCCGTCGGCCGAGGCGGAACTCCGGGAACAGCTGTTCCTCACGCAGCCCGGGCGGCGCAGCCTCGACCTGGCCTCCGTGATGATCCGGATGAAGAGTCGGATCAGGGCGGGCGAACCGAGTGCGGACCTGTGGCGTGAGACCGAGCGGACCTACGCGATGTACCGCGAGATCGCGGACCAGGAGACGAGCATCGTGCACCGCTGGTCCCGGTTCTGCGCGCTGAACGCCGAGGAGCGCCGGGTGCTCGACCGGCTGCGGCGGGAGGAGGTGTCCCCCCTGATGCGCCGCCTCGCCGCCCCGGAGGACTACGACTTCGAGCTGTCCGTGGAGGTCCGCGCCGAGTGCGCCCGCCGGGGCGTCACGCTGGACGCCTGGGAAACGCTGGCACTCGACACCGGCCTGTACTACCACCAGGAGCGGTCATAG
- a CDS encoding nuclear transport factor 2 family protein — translation MGSTAPLTVVSRYFDALAAKDFATVTAVFADDIVWHQPGGHRFSGTHSGSAAVNELIGGMMAVSEGTFELTVTGEPMDNGALVAAPVRFAGRRAGAEMAMDGVDLLRIDGDRIAEVWLFSADPRAEDAFWGAG, via the coding sequence ATGGGATCCACCGCACCGCTCACCGTCGTCAGCCGGTACTTCGACGCCCTGGCCGCCAAGGACTTCGCCACGGTCACGGCCGTGTTCGCCGACGACATCGTGTGGCACCAGCCCGGCGGCCACCGGTTCTCCGGCACCCACAGCGGCAGCGCCGCGGTGAACGAGTTGATCGGCGGGATGATGGCCGTCAGCGAGGGGACGTTCGAGCTCACCGTGACCGGGGAACCCATGGACAACGGCGCGCTGGTCGCGGCACCGGTCCGCTTCGCCGGCAGGCGCGCGGGCGCCGAGATGGCGATGGACGGCGTCGACCTCCTGAGGATCGACGGCGACAGGATCGCCGAGGTGTGGCTGTTCTCCGCCGATCCGCGGGCCGAGGACGCCTTCTGGGGCGCCGGCTGA